TTttgtttctccttttcttttctcattttcttcCTTTACTTCATAGTTGATAGTACTTTCTGATTTGTGTTGAGAGTAAGCAACGCGGCAAGAGATGTGGAGGTGAAGTGTGCCATGGAAGACGACGGTGGCTTAAGATCGTTGAGGTGTAGCCGAGCACAGCGACGTCGGATCTGAAGATAGAGGACTATAGCCATCTATCCCACCGACCACCgtcatctctatctctctcttaaTTCAACGGCGGAGGAGGATAAGTATTAAATCCCGGTCCAATTACCGGTATGAAAGATACTACAGGTATGAAAGATTGTCCGTTTTATCTAAAAactgttcggttcggttatggTAGACATGGCATTTACAATCAACTGTCTTACTCATTCCCCACCGATTGTAAGGTGTAGTTTttagatttatgtttttttttatcaagtttGAGAGTGATTAGCCATGTTCATTTCAGTGGGGTTAAacgttttttattttgattatcaGGCCAGAACTCTTGATTGGAGATTTGATAAGAGAACTCAGAAGCTACACAACAGAAAGTCAAGATATATGCCAGTGAATATGTTAACTAAACTGAATGTGATTTTATGTTTATACTTTCTTGAATTCATTTTAGGTTTGGTTTAACTTTGTCTTCGTATTTTGATTCTCAGGCTAGAACAATGGATTTGAGGGCGAGCAGATCCACATGGATATCAAGATCCAAATCAGAAGCCAAAGATTCAGGCGAATAAAGATAAGTAGAGATGCGAGAGACGTGACCAACAGCTTTTCGAACAAAATCCAAAGAGACCACATAATTTGGCAGAGGAGAAGCTACAGTAGAGAAGATATGTGGTCAGATCTCTGTTGGTCGAAACATTGGGTATGTTTTCTTCTGTGTTTAGTGCTTAGTTGATCGCCACCTGTCTCTGTCTCATTAGTGGATTTTTATTTGACAGTACCACTAGAGTTCTGAGATCTGGTTGCAAGATTAACTTCCTTAGGAGGAGGAGGCAGAGATTAGCCTCACTCGAGAAGAATAGAAAGAAGCTTGCTCCTGCCCCCAACAAACCAGTTaagatttcattaaaaactCTTAGTGACCGAGATTAGTTTCTGACAAAATGCTTGAATCATTTTTTGCTTGCAGGACACGTTTTTGATTGCTTCTGGAGTTAGCGTCATGGCCGGGACGCTTTCTGCTGCTGAAATTGCCTCTGTCATTAACAAGTATGGATCTCCTCGCCCTAGAATGGAAAGGTAAGactagaagaaaacaaaaaaaaattgctttgattagaacgaaagaaaacatcaaggttAGAGTTTTTAACAAAGAGCATCTAGAAATGCAAAGTTAAGAGCTATTGAAGATTTAAGGAAGGCTAAACTGAGAGCTCGAACTTTTGATGAAGCAGCAAATGGAGGAGAACGGAAGTCTTTGCAGTAGCCAAATGGTCGAGAGCTcctcaaaaatattttagagatGCAGTGGTCGAGATGATCATAGAGAATGGTATCAACCACCAGGAAGAACTCAAAGAGGTTCTCATTTGTTATCTCAGATTCAACACCGACGAATATCATGTCGACATGAACATCAATATGTTTCAGCAGGTGCACattgatttaattttcattaattttgcCCTAGAATAGTCATATATCCCTATATATaaatgtgtgtctgtgtgttgAATCAGATGTTTAAGACATGGGAAAAAATTATGGAGGAAAGACTAAGGGGGAAACAAAATGATACTTATAGCAAACTTGGGAGTGAAGAAACTGGTGTCTCAGTGGAAAAGGTGAAAGCGAAGTGGTGGGGGAAGTTAAGGAGTACTAGGTATTAATGGTCTGTTTCTTTTCTCGAGATGCAGatctttttttcaaaacacATTTAGTGTCATTTGAGGTTTTGGTTTTGTTGCTGAGAAGGTTCCATGGCATTAGAATTGAGTTATGTTTCTCATGGCCATCCAAATCgtatataaaatttagtaaataatttttattaaatttgcatttcactacaagaaaacttgTTTTTAGCCACAACTTAGCCACAAAACTTTTGTGGACAGTATAAAATAGCTACAAAATCTCCGCAAAATTAGCAACTACttacaaaatctaaaatttgtggtcatttgttgttttttttgttgctcCATAGCAGCAAAATAACTTTTGTGGCTATTCGAAGAAACACAGCCACAATtaactacaaaaataaattgtgGATATACATTTCCACAAAAATCTCCCACAAGATTCATGGCTTCCGTATCCACAACTTTACTCGCGGATAATTGTTGTTATATAGCTACAAAATGTATTTTGTGGCTATCTCGAGGATAAAAAGTCACAATACGCTTTAGAATAAATTGTGGACATATATTATCCGTAAATATCCACAGAATTTTTCGTTAACATTTTAACCACAGACTTAAATTGTAGCTATCCgtagaaatataatttttaaaattgcatGTGGTCACAAATGTGGTTGcggttataatatttaaaagattataatgttaagaaaacatatcagcatgttcaAATCTGGTTccataattaattacattaactATCTACGCTTGTACTAGGATTTGTACGATACATTAAATAAGTTAtacatttttttacttttttttaggTTGCAGGGAGAACATATCtttatattaccaaaaaaaaagataagaatttttttttttaaaatgaagatACAAAGTAAAACAATTTCACATATCACTAGGCATTTCAATTCTCGGTTTGCTTCATGGTTTGGTCCTTCGGTTCTAAAGGTTTAGgatctattaaaatattgagtttggttttgttttgtttatttcgttttttttgtttggtttgggtAACCAAGTTGAAATCCGTCTTATTTCCAAAGTAATTTAAGATTCTATccggttttgatttttttgttaatttgggttaaaaataaaaaaaaacaattttttgagATTAATATCAGATATTTTGGGGTTGCAGATAAAAACTCGAATAATTcagataattttaattattttggatcaaaattatattagtcatttaactttttggttatttaacttataaataattttaagttatttttatttttaaaataaatataattagtatatatatatatagatatattatattatagaaatttggGTACTTATTTGGCTCTCGGTTTGGTTcgaattcagtttttttttttgattcaaTAGATATATATGGTCCACTAATATAACTGTTGGGATTCAAACTCGAACCGAACTTATTTTTCGATTTAGTTTAATTTGGTTCTTTGGTTCCAGATAAATGTGTGAAAGACTAGTTGCATCAATTATAAAAAAGCTcggaaaataattattttaaatatttaagaagTAGCCATAGACTAGCATCATAACTACAAAAGATATTAACTAGATTTTGGGAccgaaaaataaatgattcatcGCAACACTATTAAAGAGTAAACACAAAAATGAGTAATGAAGAATCATatattattgacaaaaaaagaagatcatATATTAACAAGTCACATGTTATACATTAAATATAAGTCATATAATCAATCTCTCGTAAGGTTGTAAGATGCATATTTATTGGTTCAGACAAATAGTTGATGGGGCAAAGAATATACTCTTTAACCACAAATATAGCTATCTAAAGAATATCTATATTTGATGGAGCaaagaatatattttctttagcCTCAAATATAACTACGTAAAGAATATGTATATTTGATGGGGAAAAGaatatatctctataatattatttgagaagtcagttttctACGTGTCATGCTCACGTTAATCTTTACAACGGTTATTTACAgagatacccttaatgaattaaaatattgaattaatatattattattattttttttgtttagttttctttttagttttttccaaaacatatataaaaagaaaaaaattataaagtttaaaaacgaatttaaaaacgaaaatatatgtatataaaatatgatttcattaaaaaggaaagttcccaaaatagtaatattccgtttaaaacatatttttaccgaacaaaaatatacttataaccgagaaataaaactaatttgatttgaattaattagaataaaaaataattttacttgaGTTTGAATTTGACAGAATTTATTTAACTCGACTAATCCAATTTATATCCTAAATCAAAAATCTAGccacaattaaaatatataatttataataataatatatttatttttatacatatttattgTAGGATgactcaaaatatattaataaataaaaataaaatattaactaattgttacaatataattaaatatatatatatatatatatatgtatgagtCTTGAgaatattatcattatattcatttatgtaattttcaataaaaacttcatttattttttacttaattttaataaaaatatatattatgttatacatcatcttactaaaatatatttacatatctggAAAAACAACCaatctaaatgcaaataagaatttaatcaaaatttactatatttagaataaaatattatagtccAGTTCGGAGAAATAGATGCAATCTAACATACCTAGGTGATAAACAAATCGATTGTTTACCCAGAAACAACCAAACCGACTAAATAAAACATATCCAAAATCATATGTCtagttaaaataatataatattatcaaaacaaattatacaaataaattataaatttagttaaagccaaaagtaaatatcaattaattataatatattatctttataaatatttatatctgtGCATGATCACGGGATTAtcaccttgtatatatatacattagatGGAGCAAAGAATATATTCTCTTTAGCCATAAATAATTGATGGGGTAaggaatatttatatttgaagcCTAAGATGATTATAAATTGTAAACAAGCTCGACATCGTTTCATAACACAAGAAACAAACTTTCTAAAAAATGGGAGATTTCTTTCAATCAAGAGAATGGATGTATAAAAGATTAAAACGTTCTGATCATAGTTTGTGCGAGAAATTTATTGAGGGTGTAAacacttttatttcttttgcttGTAATCAAGCATTTTTTCGTGAGTGTGGGAAGTTGTTTTGTCCTTGTAAAAAATGCAAGAATCAAAAATATCGCGATGTTGATACAGTGACGAAACATCTTATGTTGAAAGGATTTACAGAAAATTATTACTTGTGGACGCATCACGGAGAAAATTGGCAATACAATGATGGTGAAGCCTGTTCATACGGCAATTTCAAAACCTGTTCATACGGCAATTTCAGGTATtcaatatttgaaataataattatttttttttgccaaaaagaCATAATACTCttgctgaatatttttaattaatattcttATTTGTTCAATTTGTGTAGATATCGGACTCTTCTTTCGAGATATATCTGCCAAAATcttgaagattgaagatgttgcTAGACTGAAAGAAAATATTGCAATTATGCTTTGCAATCTTGAAAAAATATTTCCACCGGCATTCTTTGATGTGATAGAACATCTACCTGTCCATCTCCCAGATGAAGCTTTACTAGGTGGTCCGGTCCAATATAGGTGGATGTATCCGTTTGAACGATACATGTATCatctgaaaaaaaaaggttaaaaacaAAGCCAGGATCGGAGGATCAATAGTGGCTCAGTGTGTGAATGAAGAAATTTCTTACGTGACAAATAATTATATTGCACCTTCAACAGTTCAAGTCCCTGAAAAAGATGTCAACGAAATCAGATTCACTTACAAATATCTTGATGTTCCAATAATGTTCCAGCAAGAAGGAAGAATCAGTGGAAAATCAAGTAGTGCATGGTTAAATGATGAAGATTATAATATTCTTCAGACATTTTTATTGCTCAACTGTGAAGTATTTGAACCATATGAGAGGTatgttatgttatttataattaataatgacGTAGATGGTTATGAATATATAATGGATATCTagaaaactaataatatatatgcagGATGTTTGAAGATTATATGATGGATAACCACCCAAACATAACTTCTAAAGATATGACAAGAGCAAAAGATGAAAAATTTGCAATGTGGTGTAAAGATTACGTAAGTGCGAAAGTTATATACAtgttataacatattatatacatgtttttatctCAGCtattaaataagaaatatatgcAGATTAACAATGCTAGCAAATCATTTGAATTTCCATTGTGGATGTTGGAATTTATACAAGGTCCAAAGCACCAAATCACGTCATGGCCTATGTATTATTCGAGAGGATATCATTACCACACACAAAGCCATggacaaaataaaaagacattGAATTTTGGTGTTTGTGTTCCTGGAACTACTGAGACCGAGTATTTTGGACTTATCGAAGAAATATTCATGATAGAGTATCATGGTGCCGTTGGGTTAAAAGccatgatttttaaatatcattGGTTCAACATCGATCAAGGAATATGAAGACATCCATCTGGCATTGTTGATGTTTGCCCACAAATGCATTATGACAAGTACGATCCTTTTATATTACCAGAACAATGTGATCAAGTATGTTATGTTCCTTATCCTCGTCTACGAtcaagaagagaagaatggTGGACAACAATAAAAGTTATGCCGAGAGGATTTTTTGAAACTAAAGAAGTTTCTGATACGCCCAAAACAGGAAGGATGGCTTTGGCCGGGTGTTTGATATGAACCGAGAAGGCGatggcacttctggaactggaATGGAATGAatggatcgtcaagagatgcggaatgactcttgatataccacgatctaaggctaaccacctaagaaacGATGAAGGTGTGTTAgctaaccaccaaacgacacaaaagatgattggctgaccaccaaatcaacaagccggttcaaaccgatgaactagctaagaactctctctctcactcagagagaagaagaatcggaaataaacaaccaaaatgaactgattttattcatcaaagggactacatatttatactacttgtagtcaaagagaaTTAAAGAGAATTGTGGGAAAACAAGgcatagaaaatagaaacattgactagaatattattaatgagtcaaagactcagtcttccatgcagATTAGTCAAAGATGACCATTCGGTTCACGTTCTGGTCAAGGAAACCCTTCGgctactgtccaggttcatccgaaccagatggatgcatggggtaaagataaggacgcttgcgggactgtccggatggtccgccagataagaatgcatgtccgtctttggtttcttcacgACCCAAGCTAAGTCTGGCTCGACCGTGGGTTTTAGAATGCCGAGTTGGTCGGGGAAGATGGGCTGTGGTTCGGTCGGttaggtcgtctggacgtgGTTCCAGCCGAAGCTCCAATCGAGACGTACGCGGGACGGCTCGGTCAGTCTGATCGGTACGGTCGGATGAACGAACCTCGGTCAaattgttcagaacgtcctgatctcCATGCTGGTTGGCTCCAATGGACTGATCCACGAACCAGGGCACATCAGTTTCTCAAAATGCAAtacaaaacaatattgttgATCATGTGATACCATCCACTAATATTGTGCGAGTCGAAGCACATGCAGTCCAAGATGATTCAATTTACGAACCGATGCCAATGATTAATCCAGAAGATGAATATTTATCTGAAAATGATTTTATCGATCAGTATGACGAATATTCTGATTCAGATTCGCATTCGGACTAATAATATTGTATGAATAAatggttaaaaaaataatgtatgtgttataaaacaaataagaagataaataataatttgtaatGTATTTAATATTGTATGAATAAATGGTTAAGAAAATAATGTATGtgttctaaaacaaataaaaaaacaaataataatttgtcaTGTATTTAACTTAATTCCtttgttttaatattgtttttaatttatctttgaATGCTAAACTTTATCAAAATTcctatttaattattaatagtattATTGTAAAATACTAACCACAAAATTCTTAAGTGGCGGGAGTAATTTCCCGGGTATATAACTCCCGTAGAAACAAATAGCGACAAGTAGATTGGTAACAATCTAAAAATTAGAAAGTAATCACGAAATTTTTCACTTCCCGCGTTGTTTTCCCGGCTAAACCAATATCAGCCACTTGatttattaattgaaaaaaaggAAGCTAATCTACTTGTTTGCTCCGCCTACAAATATTACGTATCTATCTTGTCCTCTTCTCACAGTCAATCTCTATCCTTTCTCACAgtcaatttcaaaaaaaaaaaaagaagctaaccCTCAGTATCCTTTCTCTCTTCCTTACGTTCCTCTGTTTAAGGTCAGAAATCTCttatttgtttctcttttagaTTCGTATATTGAAATCTGAGGGGTCAATCTTCTGggtttttaattttcatgttcTGTTTCGTTTTAGGGTTGGGGTCAATGTACAACCCATATTTGTAATGTTCAAGtatttgtaatgtttttttgttcttttgcaGATGAATATCCTACGTGGTTCTTCTTCAGGGCCAGCTAAGAGGAGCCGTCAAACTTGTCTTCCTCCTGGATTGAACAGGCCTGCTACGTCCGCTTCTCTTCCTCCTGGAGCGACCAGGCCGGCTTCGTCTGCGTCTCGACATCCACTTCCAAGCTTAGCTACTGTGATGAGTGCACCAGAGAGACGTAACATGCCTCTTCTCCATCCACAAAGGCCCAATGGAACTTTATGGTGAGTTCAGTGTTTCAGTTATTTGTTTGTCGTTTTAGTGTTTGAGTTATTTTTAAAGTTCTGTCTTTTGAGTTATTAGTTCAGACAGGAACTAAAGGATAAAGATGATTTGTTGACTTGATAACGTCTGTTTAAAACGactgtatttttaattatgtgtttgagtgtttaatttatttgttaagtTTTGTATTTGAGCTATGGTTCAGACAGTGGTCTTGTACTAGGTCTTTGAGTTTACATTGGTCTTTGTCTCATCTAACAAAATGTTTTGGTGCTTTTTTTTCATAGGTTTGGGATAGACGATTGCATCCGGAAAGATGTAGTGTCAACATATCAGTCAAACTTTTGGGGACCATGGTGGACCTACAGAATGGTGCCAGATGAGAAGAAGGTCGCTTGGTGGACTAGTTTTCTGGTAGCTTCTCTAGATTTACTTTGTTTATTGGTTGATATAGTTGTATAAGCTCTCACCTTATTCTAATTAACTATGTTTTTGTTGTAGCAACAATACTATTGGGATCCTAAGCATCACAGTCAAGTTCGTTTTCAGTGGGAACAAATTCTGAAAAGCTCAATCAGAGACCTTGTAAGCAAGAGGAGGAGaccagaagaaaaaaagaagccaGATTTTATTGGCCTAGCAGATTGGAACTTGATGCTAGAGACTTGGCAGGAGGAGCCACACCAAAAGAGGAGCAAAACGAATTCTGAGAATGCTTCCTCAAACCCAGATGGTTTAGGCACTCACCGTCATACTTCAGGATCAAAAAACCACAAGCGTTATGCTTATGACTTGGTTAGTCAATTTTTATATTCCATCAGCTTTATCTTCTGTAACttacataaattttttaacaCCATTTGCAGACTGTTAAGGCTGGTGGAGTAGCACCTCCAGTCACTGAAGTAGTGCGTATGACCCATACTCGCAAGGATGGCACTTTCATTGACAAAAGAGCAGAAGGTTTTGTGAAGGCTGCCGAGGCTCTTGCATTGGAGCGATCACAAGGTTCCTGTCTGACTGATGAAACCCCATCAGCACCCTCTACCCAGCAGCTCAACGCTGCTTACATTGAAGTAAGAATCTCCTAATCTAACTTACATAATCTATTTTAATAGCAGAATGAATTTAGTTTTGCATAATGAATTGATCGACACTGTTTTGTTTGTCTATATCCATGagtcttttcaattttttttcttgtaggtGGCAACCAATGGCAAAGGGCGAGTTTATGGGCTTGGTTCAATTCAGGATATTGATGATGAACCAAGTGAGACTGCACCAGCATCTTTATTTACACATGTGGCAGTTGATGGACGCTTGACCACCATGGAGGGTGTTGTAACTTGCTTGAAGGATGATGTTTCTGGCTTGAAGGAGGATGTAATTGGTATTAAGCGAGGCATTGAGGTTCTGATGAAGATGAATGGAGTGGACCCTGTTACCTTTGAACCTATTCAGCGTGAGAGCGATGCATCTGTTCGAACTCCCCAATCAAGCCAAGAACTTGACCAAAATTCTCCCGTACATTAACTCTGATCTTGGTGTCTTTTGTGTTTATACTAAGTTAAGCTCTAACATCACTAGATGTCTTTTGTAAAAACATCACTAGATGTCTTTTGTAACTTCCGAAGAACATCATTAGatgtcttttgtaaaatttttttataattttaatggtatttgaatgtttaaattaattattatgttgtttaatgctttaaatttgatttcaaattattaatcagtacagtttaaaaaataaatcaaaataaataataaaaccacaGAAAAG
The window above is part of the Brassica napus cultivar Da-Ae chromosome C3, Da-Ae, whole genome shotgun sequence genome. Proteins encoded here:
- the LOC125584149 gene encoding uncharacterized protein LOC125584149, which encodes MNILRGSSSGPAKRSRQTCLPPGLNRPATSASLPPGATRPASSASRHPLPSLATVMSAPERRNMPLLHPQRPNGTLWFGIDDCIRKDVVSTYQSNFWGPWWTYRMVPDEKKVAWWTSFLQQYYWDPKHHSQVRFQWEQILKSSIRDLVSKRRRPEEKKKPDFIGLADWNLMLETWQEEPHQKRSKTNSENASSNPDGLGTHRHTSGSKNHKRYAYDLTVKAGGVAPPVTEVVRMTHTRKDGTFIDKRAEGFVKAAEALALERSQGSCLTDETPSAPSTQQLNAAYIEVATNGKGRVYGLGSIQDIDDEPSETAPASLFTHVAVDGRLTTMEGVVTCLKDDVSGLKEDVIGIKRGIEVLMKMNGVDPVTFEPIQRESDASVRTPQSSQELDQNSPVH